The genomic DNA TCCCTGTGTGCAGCCCTTAGTGTGCACGGAGCCACTAATCACCCAcgcagtgcagagatggtccgCGGAgggcatataaataaataataaaagcaaataaatgacagaatgctttttctgaaacaaacggagaccttaacttttatcaaaataCCGTTTTACTCAGTTTAAAGTAATACCACTGGATAATAGCTTTCACATTTTATAATGTTAACAGTATCTCAGGaagatatgtctgtgaaggttctcactAATGGCTTGCCATAGTCTAGCGCGTTTTGTTCGCGTCTATCGCGTTTGGTGTGAACACAGCCACAACCAGCCGACCCGATGACGTCACGCTTCGCTGACCGAAGATGGCGCTGAACATGTTTTAAACACTTTAACCACGTAAAAACCCCTCACTGCTGCTTTCATACAGCCCGGTTTTAGAGAAGTGGAAACTGCTTCAGTTTCTATCGCAGATAAAATGAAGTTAGTTTTACTGAacatgttttctctgtgtttcagtAACAGCATTAACACGCGCACACACTCGATACTTTTAGTAAACTCAGCTGCACATATAAAACGTGTTCGCCTACAGAGAGTCCACACACAAAGCATGCTGTGAATAACAGAGTCCGTGAAAACGCACACGGACACTCCGACCTGCTCCCGAACACGCGACGTGTTCAGGGTAAGACGGTGATTTAGCGGCTAAAAAGCAACGACTGTAGAAAAAGAGACTTTCGCGAAACCGAGCACTAACATACCGTCATCTCGTTCATTCTCCAGCAGTAAAACAATCATAAAGTAGTGAAAGAATGCTCACGTTTCTTTGTTTTCGTCCACAGCCTGTTTCCTGTTGCTGTCGCTCCTTCCTGGTCTCCTGTACATTTGTGTTTGGCGGGATTTTCGCACCGGGGCGGAGTCAACGTCAGCGTGcctgcctttttaaaaaacttagtaataataataattgtagtATTATTACCAGAGCTCTGCTTAGATTATTCGGTGTAGAAATACACACAAAGTAAAGCAGCTGCCTTTCTATTACATGTTTATATGGACAGTGTGGATACTGCAGTTCTCCACAGCCCGAACTCACCGTCTAACTTCTCTAATACTGGAAACTAACTATTATAAAACTCCAGCATTCACTTTTGTAAAAAGATGAAATTCAATTTTGGACTTTGGAATATTAATGACTCACAGTCaggttttataaaaaaaaaaaaaaaaaaacacgcacATAAAAAAACCTCACAAGGCTCATTTTGGTTTATCCTGAAGTTTTTGAAGAACAGACTTATTTTAGCTTCAGATGTTTACAGAGTAACAGTTGATTTATTACAGCACAACTTTATATTCCACACTCACTAACCCAACTTGGATTTAGGTTTAATAGTTGTTGAGGAATACATTGATGACATCCTTTTTCCTCATATCGATTTTTAGTTGTGCGCAATTTCGTTTCAACACACTGGACAGGTGACACAATTTTTAAAGGAAAGCTTAAATTCCTAGAGCTATTAACACTATGGTATCTTCTAAAGCATCAAGTCTCCATCTTAGCATCAAAAAATGTGAACTAATGGCAATTAAAGATTGTTCTGAAGcaaattttgcaaatattccagtaaaaaatatataatttaaacTACAGATCAACAAAGAAGAGGgtttcttaaaataaattttactttcataattaaaaagaaaaaagaaaaaacccattTAAATCCACGAGGAACATTTTTCCACAGTAACTGAAATGAAGACGACTCCCTGTAGTTTCCACTCACACACTTTATTGCAAACGATGTTCCAGCAAACACAGACCCACATCAGAGACACAACACAGCCTCGTGTCCTCCGATCTGTTCGAGCAGAGGAGGACGCCTGAGCGACGCCTTCATCTTTGCTCTTGTGACACAATAAAACTGCCTCAGCAGATGGTGAAGGCGTCCTCGGGGctccgcccccccccccccagtttccttgttaatgtgattaaatgtgGCGAGCAGACGTCAGTGTTTCACGCTTTTGGTCACTTTCATGTCCAACAGAAAGGAATGAAACAACAATTCACCCAacaacagaacaacaacaacaacaaacatgtaaatacaaaataaataatccaGGTGATGCCTGACCCCGCCCCCTTTTAATCTTAGCCAATCAGATCTCCCAGAGTTGAGACGTAAATAAACTTTGAGAGGAACTGGGTGCtcgaggtcaaaggtcaggccGTCGCCGCAGGTCTTTATGTCACCATGTACTCCTGCCGCTTGTTGAGTCGGACCTGGCAGAGCGAGATGGCGCCCACCACCACGTAGACGGCGGCGGCGATGAAGCAGTTGATGCCGACCTGGTTGTAGAGACTGTAGATGTTCTGAGGAGGACttttactgtgaaaaaaaaaagagagacaagaAGAATTTATCTGCTGTTTGTCATCTGTCAGACTGCGTCACGTCCATGACGCGTCGCAGCATCTGAAGCTTGGGTCGAACCGACCGAGCAGCTTTTAGCCCCCGACTCACTCGTTACGGATGTCATCCTCAGTGAATGGGACGTCCTCGATCAGCACGGCTGATTTGGCGCTGAAGAAGATTCCCAACATCGCCTGCAAGAGAGCAAGACAGGGGGTCAACATGAGGCTCAGGGACCAGTCAGGGCCACAGCCACAAATCAAACCTTGTCACTtagtttaaatgttttctattcattGCTTCAACTGAGGACTTTTTCTGATaacaaaagcaggaagtgaTCTGCTGAATATTTTAACTGACAGACCTGAGACCTCAGAACTGAACAGATTtcacttttagttttttttccccctcagacCAAAAAAGACTTTTGAGGACATTTCCCACTTTTTACTGAGTCTTTGCAGAAAACAGCAGACATCACAGAGTGGAAGTGGAAAAACTGACCTCCTGTTGTGAGACATCACATGAGGGTTTAAAAGGAGTCACAATGTTAATTCAGAGAATTTTATCCATTTAAAATTTACTTTAGATGaaaaaaatggttaaaataaagttttggATCAGTCTACTGTCATAAAAACATCTACACCAGAGCCAATAATTATGATTTACACAGCGCTGATCAAGTgatcaataaatgctttaaccTGATTAGGTACCATGTATTAGTCGGTTCCCCCGTGACCTTTAAACCACAACATTAATAAATCTGCATTAATGAAAACGTAATCATTCGTTTGACTGGAAAACTAGACTTTAGCCGCCTTCATCACCTTAATTAGACGGGTACAGCTCTTCCCCAGGAACTCCCTGATTAATCTATCTGTGTATTGATTATTGCTGCAGCGTTTAAGGAGGGTGAAACCAGCAGAACTACATTCAGATGGGCCTATGTGGGCTCCGTCTATGTACCCGAGAAGTACTGGAATTCAGTGATTAGCCAGTCAGCGTTGAAATGCGTTAAGAGTTTTACGAACTTGGAATAAAATAAGCAGCAAGAAATTATTCATAATGAAATTATGTTTAATCCAAATACAGAGTCCCAACTGGTAGTTCCTTAGCCTTCCAGGAAATAGTCGGTCCCTCCATGATCTTACCAGCATGATGACGCCCCAGATGCTGATCACGATCCCGCACGCGGCCATCTTCGGCCCGCAGAATAGCAACGACGGCATGTCCGCGTCCCTTTGACGATcaaaagattattattattatttttatactctAAACTGAAAGAAGACCCATCGAAGAACCGAGCCTCTCGGTGAATGTCGGTACTGTTCGTAAGCCGCAGGCCAGCGACCAATGAAAGATCCTGTGCCCATACACCCCGCCTTTTCCTGTCAATTTGTCCAATGGCGTTCAAGTTGCAAAGTCGCGCAACATTCTCTGTTTCCCGTTTGTCTTTGTTGTgatatttacagtttttctttctgaatatgtaattaataaatgaccaaattaaaaaacaacttcTCATCGGATGCGAGTCCTGCACAGCTTCGCGAGTTTAGGATCTTAAATCTCGGGAATCCCGCTAACGGAAGCCAGCTAGCTAAGCTTACAAGAGCTAACTGTAGCTACCAGCTAGCTACggtttgtttcatttgttttattttgagatcaaaacaataaaataatatattttttcacCTGAGGCTCAGAAATGACGTCAGCCTCTGCTAAGGTAAGGTCTCACctgcttatgtttttttttcttttacgtAAGTGCGAAAAGTGAGCTTAAAAGCCAACTTTTAGAGAACCGGTCATGTAGCTGCACGCAGAACTCCATTCACAAATCTGTCAGTTTAATTCAATTGCTGCAGCATGAAGAAGAGCGTCATGAAAtctgctttaaatgttttttttccctaaattTATAAAAAGTAGAGGCAAATTCAGCACATACTGAACACCCAGAGCTTTTTATTTTTGCGCAGAAATTCAGTTCTGATTAGAAGCAGTGCGGTACTATCTCCTCACCATGACAGCAAGATGTGTTAAAAGTGACACTGTGTTGTTCTTATCAGAGACAAATGATGAACCAGAAACAACATTCAAAAGCAGGAACACATTACACTGACTGTACTGCAGAGAGAGTCCTGATAAATCAGCTCAGAGTAAATCTCCTGCTTTGTGCTTCACTTTTTCCTCAGACTGTTTAGAATCTGTTTAGAAATGCAGTGAACGTGTGTATATGCAGTGGTGCACACCTGATCCAGGTTTTGATAGGTCTCCATGTTTAAAgtgagggaaacacagctggtgGTGTAGCACCTGTGTGCAGTTAAAGGTGGCATGCAGCGTAGATCAGGCGTACAGGTCACTGTTTAAATCGGCGCATTGATGGCTGTGTTTCCTGCAGGTGGGCGAGATCTTCTCAGCAGCTGGCGCTGCTTTCACCAAGCTGGGAGAGCTGACCATGCAGCTCCACCCAGTGTCCGACTCCAGCCCTGCAGGgtgagagagacacacacaaacacacagaggaagtGGCTGCATTACTGACACAGTGTCAGATGGTTGTGACCAAACATGACCAAAAAGGCTTAACTTTAAACTATAAACTTGTTcttggtgtgaatgtgagcctGAATGGTGAACATCGCACACATGCAGAGCTGGAGGATAAAAACACAGAGCTGTAAACGAGTAGCGTGGTTTCACGTGTTTGGACGTGAGCGGTTTGGCGACGTTTGAGTTTTTCTGTGAACCGACGTCGTGTTTCTGTCCTCAGGGCCAAGTGGACAGAGACGGAGATCGAGATGCTGCGATTGGCTGTGCGTCGGTTTGGAGACGACCTCAACAACATCAGCACGGTGATCAAAGAGCGCACAGTGTGAGTGTTAAAGGAGCAGTTTGCCTTTTATTAATGAAGATGTTTAGTTTTAGAACAAAAACAGGAATCAGATGAGACCACCAGAGGAAACGTGACAACACAAAAGGAATCAAAAGTATAGGAGGGCTCCGCTAACGCACGGAGGTCACTTaatgtttgctgtttgtgttaAATGGACAGAGGACATGAATGTAGGAAACCCGAGTGAGACTCTGGTGTCGGGTTGTTGTTGTAGGACTGCAAACACAAGACTTATAGAAATGTCAATAAATGCTCACGTGATTCATTTAAAGGTTTCACTGTTGaatattttatgttaaaaagTTCAAACATTTCCTTTAAGGAtgtaaaaaaacagaatgaactctgattggctgatggccgctcctcttcctctgcagaGCTCAGATAAAGAGCACGGTGAAGAGGAAGCTGTACGAGGACAGCCGGGTGCCCATTTCCTCCGAGTCCCCCAAGAAGAGTGTCAAGAAAACTCCAGTCGCCATGACGCCCACCCCGGCGCCCGCCGCGTCTGCCATCATCTCCGTGCCGACCTCACAGGTCGTGGCTTCCACAGGAATGCAGAGCAGCCCCTCCCTGGCCCCGCCCATCAAGAAGCAAAAGACAGCAGGTGAGACCTCCTGCGGTTTTCTTTGGtctgtgtgatgtcacagaGAGGGGATGCCACCATTATGATGATGGTTAGAAAGAAGGGGAGAAGCTAAAGCAGCTGGTTTCAGACAGGATGACTGAGGCCCAGGAGGAGATGAAGAACTGTGGACCTCTGGACTTCCTGCCACTGTGTGGTGACCTTTAACCCCCCGAGGCCTCAGACTCATCCTCATTAGCTCAGAGGTTCTCTGTTAATCCGAGCTGTCCTTCTCCCTGCAGACGTGACGCTCAGCGCTCTGAACGACTCGGACGTCAACAGTGACCTGGTGGACATCGAAGGCCTCGGAGACGGCTCGTCCAATAAGAAGCTGAACTTTGATCAAGGTCAGTGTGGCGCGGGTTTGAAGGCGTGGAGCTCCTGCAGTCTCACTTCAGTTTGTCTATAAactcctcttctctcctcagAGAGCCTCAACCTGGACTCCAGCCTCATCATGAACTCCAGTGACCTCCCCCTCCTGTCCCGCTGACCTCTCCAGAGCCACCTCACTTTctcactttgttttattttattattattttttctcccGATGAAGCTCGAGTCAGACTTTTCTTCTGTTGTAGTGACgcaatctttttttattttcagtgagttttagtTTCAGGTCAGTTTGTGAGCATCGTTATCATGAAGACAACATTTACCTGCAGATACTCATGTGCAGACTCACCTCTGAGCCTCCAAATATGACCCCACCCCTGACTCTGACCCACACCGCCCACCTGAATCCTGCTGCAGGACGTGGTGCCAGCGGCCAACCTCCACCTTCAGAGTAAACATGATTTGATTGGTCGGAGCTTCAGCGCTCTCCTGGACGTGTGAATGCCACTACACAGTGCATGGCTCCTCCCACACCAGCATTATGAGTGCTTATCAGCATCATCACTACGACAACAAGCCGACCAAAAAGGCGGTCGTgatttttcagatgttttcatGATTGGCTCATTTCAGTGTGAAGCAGCTCCACCCTGACTCTGACCCCCCACAGAGGTGACCACCGCTCTGAAGCTTTGGGTTGCCCTGACCCGGCGTCCTGCTGAGCTCTGCTCATCATGCTGACATCATTGCTCTTTTACAACTTCCTGTTCAAAGACGGCGGCTGTCTGCCGGCATTTTGATAAGGTGGTGTGGGTGGAGCTTCAAGGCTCAGAGGGGCTCGAAATGACAGGAAATCTCCTTCAGTCGTCTTAGCTAGTGCACAGCAACCATGACGGTATCCACGGCGAGCTTTGTGACCTTTGAATTATGCTGAATAAACTCGACTCACAACTGTTTAACGTATTTTTCTTACTTTGCTTTGGGGCAAACTTCggaaaacaaaagacacaaatcTGAAGAGTTTGTTTCTTATTAACCTGATCAGGACTGTTTGGGACAGGCTGAAGATTAAATGTTTATAACTTGATTTTCAGACAGCCTGATATTAAGTAAAGTGTGtctgaactggaagaagaaATCGAAGCTGATAAATTTAgtaaatctgtttttaaagatTCATTTTGTGTGTCGCTCGAACAGAGCAGAGGTTCTCTGAGCGATCATCCCTCTGTGACGCTGCCATGTTGACACCAGAGTCTCGTAATAATGATGAGAACAAACTCGCCGATGTGAAGGTACAGACGTTCTTTTATTGGTATTTTTCatatacaatataatatttatatatatttatagtgTGTACATGAACGGTTTCCACTAAAGTCGTTCTTTTTCTCGTACAGCCGTGAGATCGTCTCGAGGGAATGAACACTAGAATATAGACTTTAATGTTTCAGTTGCATAAAAATACATCGTCTCATCCGTCTCATGTAGAGAAGTCCAAGTATTTACATGTGAACGTGTGACTAATGTGCTTTTAGTTCCCTTTGTCCTCAACAATAAAACTCTTAGCAGCCCTTTTGTTAAAGTCGTATCTCACTCTGGTCCTTCGTCGACTTTCGTAatctcagaaaaataaaaacgggCTTTTATCTTCattaaaaagttaaatatttCATGTTGCTGATGAGCGTGTgagtaaaaacaataaaaccagCTGAAGGTCCAGCTCTGAGCTTTCAAACAGCTTGTGATGTTCATGGAGGCGGAGCCTATTTACTGAAACATGGGTATCAGCCAGCTGTTACCATGTGACTGACAGGGGAAGTCTTGGTCACATGATCACAGGCGATGCCTCTGCAGTCTGAAAACCCAGTTCCCGTCCTGTGCTCCCTCGTCTTTACTTTGGATGACCACAAGGTGGCGCTGTGATGTCAGGCTGAGCCAAAACATTATTTCCCACACaggatgttttgtttgttggaaCTCAGAGGACTCCATCCACTGATGGAGACTCAGATGAAGCCTGAGTGAACTTGACCTTTGAGCTGCTGCCAAACTGAAACTCTACAGTGTGATGGAGGCGGGGGAACTACGGGGCCCCCAAGGGTCATTTCTGACGTTTGACTCTCGGCGCTCTGCCAGAGTGAAATACTCCTTTAATACTGAAAAACCTTCAGCAAATACCTCTCTGAGAACAGCGCTCACAACCTCGCCTCTGCATAAACATCTGTCTGTGTCAGGATGTAACGGATAAAATCTTCATCTCAAACACAAAAACCTCCAATCACACTGGACATGTGCAtcacatataaaaataaaaacatgatattGGACTTCAGACACCTGCAGGACGAGAGTCTCGGCGATGAAACACCAAAGACGTTTAAACCAGAGTCCATCACATTTCTGTCCCGCTACATAACACCTCTCCAGAGCTACCGACAGCATGGGGTGGCGTTTGTGCAAAGGTTATCTttctcacacatacacaggaAGTTGTCTTAAAGCTACGGTCTGTCTGTACAGCGACTAGAATTGTGCAGCGTGTCGTGACCTCTGAGGAAAGTCTGTCCTGCTTCAGACGCTTCAAACTGGAAATGAGTCCTGATTCAGACACACTGCATGAAAAACGCTGCAGAAGAATTATTAAATGTCTGATTTAAATCTTGTTTGACACgtttaacttttttaaaaattaaaataatagttttttttttccttttagacaTTTTAGCAGGTGAAGACTTTGGTGTGGGCCTGCTCACGAACCCTGAGCCGCCGTGTGAGAGCGCGTTTGTCTGGAACAGGACAGACTCAGAGTCGTGACAATAAAGCAAGAACA from Oreochromis niloticus isolate F11D_XX linkage group LG10, O_niloticus_UMD_NMBU, whole genome shotgun sequence includes the following:
- the rnasekb gene encoding ribonuclease kappa-B, giving the protein MPSLLFCGPKMAACGIVISIWGVIMLAMLGIFFSAKSAVLIEDVPFTEDDIRNDKSPPQNIYSLYNQVGINCFIAAAVYVVVGAISLCQVRLNKRQEYMVT
- the LOC100691492 gene encoding chromatin complexes subunit BAP18; translated protein: MTSASAKVGEIFSAAGAAFTKLGELTMQLHPVSDSSPAGAKWTETEIEMLRLAVRRFGDDLNNISTVIKERTVAQIKSTVKRKLYEDSRVPISSESPKKSVKKTPVAMTPTPAPAASAIISVPTSQVVASTGMQSSPSLAPPIKKQKTADVTLSALNDSDVNSDLVDIEGLGDGSSNKKLNFDQESLNLDSSLIMNSSDLPLLSR